In Prunus dulcis chromosome 2, ALMONDv2, whole genome shotgun sequence, a single genomic region encodes these proteins:
- the LOC117618113 gene encoding uncharacterized protein LOC117618113, with protein MTLPRFVVVKSNHNKKYLRHLKTEDGEEDAPAGFLKFTGEEAGSHYAKYEVEMAKSTENKGFVHIRCCYNNKYWVSVNGMDKFQSDVLIVAGADEPEEDQSKPSCTLFEPVYVDPIDDEDDDNKPDEKAEDDLEEDSQVVQFRHVQLGRYTCLHNDSDALVLFGGSNSTTEDPNNLESRDVCTVVNWESLVILPKHVVFKGDDDNYITAQMSDYHEDDDDADGPNLMFHGNDINDPGVANEIFMNADGTLQIKNIFFERYWRLAKEEWIWADAFNPTARDKNYKDTLYKAIKLYDKTIALINVGNNNYCKRYASGICALSANVPNLSIYSHLKVEEPVKSRTIYKVKYRLDHARTYNYQTDFEIATAEAVNFTQETTTVTLKLLYKRLSSCSWNDINRIYSMKLKTTIEAPGVPRIATREGGLNKVEFSDGFKGDVQWGETEAYQTEVETVCVVDVPAKSVLKVRLLATTASCDVPFSYSRQDTRSNGQVHVTNDLDDGFYSGINAFNFKYNTKEERLG; from the coding sequence ATGACATTGCCAAGGTTTGTGGTGGTGAAATCAAACCACAACAAAAAGTACTTGCGCCACCTAAAAACAGAAGATGGAGAGGAGGACGCCCCCGCCGGGTTTCTCAAATTCACCGGAGAAGAGGCCGGGAGCCATTACGCAAAGTACGAAGTGGAGATGGCAAAGAGTACCGAGAACAAGGGATTTGTCCACATTAGATGCTGTTACAACAATAAATACTGGGTAAGCGTCAATGGCATGGATAAGTTCCAAAGCGATGTTTTGATTGTTGCAGGAGCAGACGAACCGGAGGAAGACCAATCCAAACCCTCATGTACCTTGTTCGAGCCGGTCTACGTAGATCCAATAGACGACGAAGACGACGACAATAAACCGGACGAAAAAGCTGAAGATGACCTTGAGGAGGACAGTCAGGTAGTCCAATTTCGCCACGTCCAGCTCGGACGCTACACTTGCTTGCACAACGATTCGGATGCGCTAGTACTTTTCGGAGGCTCAAACTCTACCACAGAAGATCCGAACAACCTAGAGTCCCGGGATGTGTGCACTGTCGTCAATTGGGAATCGCTGGTGATTTTGCCGAAACACGTGGTGTTCAAGGGCGATGATGACAACTACATCACCGCCCAAATGAGCGACTACCACGAGGACGACGACGATGCCGATGGACCAAACCTCATGTTCCACGGTAATGATATTAATGATCCAGGTGTGGCGAACGAGATCTTCATGAACGCGGACGGAACCCTACAAATAAAGAATATTTTTTTCGAAAGATATTGGAGACTCGCCAAGGAAGAGTGGATCTGGGCGGACGCATTTAACCCGACCGCCAGAGACAAAAACTATAAAGACACGTTGTATAAGGCGATCAAGCTTTACGACAAAACCATAGCTCTCATTAACGTTGGGAACAACAATTACTGCAAGAGATATGCGAGCGGGATATGTGCTCTCAGTGCCAACGTCCCTAATCTCTCCATATACTCTcatctcaaggtggaagagCCTGTTAAGTCAAGGACCATATACAAAGTCAAGTATCGCCTTGACCACGCCAGGACCTACAATTACCAAACTGACTTCGAAATCGCCACCGCAGAGGCCGTCAACTTCACCCAAGAAACCACCACTGTAACCCTAAAGTTGTTGTACAAGAGGCTGAGTAGTTGCAGTTGGAATGATATCAACAGAATTTACTCGATGAAGCTCAAAACCACCATTGAAGCTCCAGGCGTTCCGAGAATCGCGACACGCGAAGGCGGATTGAATAAGGTTGAATTTTCGGATGGGTTTAAAGGAGATGTCCAGTGGGGAGAGACCGAGGCCTACCAAACTGAAGTGGAGACTGTGTGCGTGGTTGATGTGCCGGCAAAGAGTGTGCTGAAGGTGAGGCTGCTGGCCACGACCGCTTCATGTGACGTCCCGTTCTCCTACTCTCGTCAGGACACTCGTAGCAACGGCCAGGTGCATGTCACAAACGACTTGGACGATGGTTTTTACAGCGGTATCAATGCCTTCAACTTCAAGTACAATACCAAGGAAGAAAGGCTGGGATGA
- the LOC117619080 gene encoding uncharacterized protein LOC117619080: protein MGKGVIWATAEDLARNRGRVLSLYRQILRSLNSPDLPLNLAARLAKKAEARAIFMVASEERSLHNIDDLIDAAHYSLSLLRKGEIPKYIQ from the coding sequence ATGGGAAAGGGTGTGATATGGGCAACGGCAGAGGACTTGGCAAGAAACAGAGGACGCGTTCTCTCACTGTATCGCCAAATTCTGAGAAGCCTCAACTCACCGGATTTGCCTCTGAATTTGGCAGCAAGGCTGGCCAAGAAAGCTGAGGCGCGCGCAATCTTCATGGTGGCGTCTGAGGAGAGGTCCCTGCACAACATTGATGACCTCATTGATGCTGCTCACTACTCTCTTTCCCTCTTAAGGAAAGGAGAAATACCCAAGTACATCCAATGA
- the LOC117618114 gene encoding uncharacterized protein LOC117618114, whose product MYLAHRQRREQMPTLPRFVVVTSNTNGKYLRYIDEDIKNDVPAGYLKFSGQEAGSQYAKFEVEMAKSRCNEGLVHIKCCYNNKYWVRRRPDSYLIAAVADEPVEDKSKYSCTLFEPVYINDDFLVGDDKSTNHILVLRFRHTGRGEYLTIYKANDRPALSGGLFVGDKDPNPKLFDVFTVTDWESLFMMLPKHVAFKGHNANLLGTRLSEVFASADGGLSYSSGKLWRLTKGYWICLDADNSTSIKRFPVTEKMTSDYSEAYNEEAKELGVSKEIHNVTFRLWDAMMYNKKVVQIVMGEAVNRTEETQTVELKLSYKKTRSGSLKSSVFKLGVQRNVDGEVPVIADNGKIVVDEFAESVERRKTGTATTFTCNVNEVAVYKVVLTAMAVVKVRLLATRASYDVPFSYTQRETLADGKIITNDMDDGVYCGTNTFNFKLETTEEKL is encoded by the coding sequence ATGTATCTTGCACACAGACAAAGAAGGGAGCAAATGCCAACTCTACCAAGGTTTGTGGTGGTGACATCAAACACAAACGGGAAATACTTGCGGTACATAGATGAAGACATCAAGAACGATGTGCCAGCAGGGTATCTTAAGTTCTCTGGACAAGAGGCAGGGAGCCAATACGCGAAGTTTGAAGTGGAGATGGCAAAGAGTAGGTGCAATGAGGGGCTTGTCCACATCAAGTGTTGTTACAACAACAAATACTGGGTAAGGCGTCGGCCTGATAGCTACTTGATCGCTGCTGTGGCTGATGAACCAGTAGAAGACAAATCTAAGTACTCGTGTACCTTGTTCGAGCCGGTGTACATAAATGATGATTTCCTAGTCGGCGATGATAAAAGCACAAACCATATACTGGTGCTCCGATTCCGCCATACCGGACGTGGAGAGTACCTAACCATTTATAAGGCCAATGACAGGCCAGCGCTAAGTGGAGGTTTGTTCGTAGGAGATAAAGACCCTAACCCCAAGTTGTTCGATGTGTTCACTGTCACCGATTGGGAATCTCTGTTCATGATGCTTCCCAAACATGTGGCGTTCAAGGGCCACAATGCCAACTTGCTCGGCACCCGCTTGAGCGAGGTCTTCGCCAGCGCCGATGGAGGCCTTTCCTATTCCTCGGGAAAATTGTGGAGGCTGACCAAGGGCTATTGGATCTGCCTTGACGCAGATAACTCAACCAGCATCAAGAGATTTCCCGTCACTGAAAAAATGACAAGCGACTACTCAGAAGCCTACAACGAGGAGGCGAAAGAGCTTGGAGTTTCAAAGGAGATCCATAACGTCACTTTCCGCCTCTGGGACGCCATGATGTACAACAAGAAGGTTGTCCAAATTGTCATGGGAGAGGCGGTTAACCGTACCGAAGAAACTCAAACTGTCGAGCTGAAGCTCTCGTATAAAAAAACTAGGAGCGGAAGCTTGAAGTCCAGCGTGTTCAAGTTGGGTGTCCAAAGAAACGTTGACGGTGAGGTTCCAGTCATCGCAGACAACGGAAAGATCGTGGTTGATGAGTTTGCAGAATCAGTGGAGAGGAGAAAAACCGGGACAGCCACAACATTCACATGTAATGTAAACGAGGTTGCTGTTTATAAGGTTGTGCTGACGGCAATGGCTGTGGTGAAGGTGAGGCTTCTAGCGACCAGGGCTTCTTACGATGTTCCCTTCTCCTATACGCAGCGCGAAACTCTTGCTGACGGGAAAATAATTACCAACGACATGGATGATGGGGTTTACTGTGGCACCAATACCTTCAACTTCAAGTTGGAGACCACAGAAGAAAAGCTTTAA